Proteins from a single region of Streptomyces glaucescens:
- a CDS encoding flavodoxin family protein has translation MTRITIAYFSSTGNVHRLAEAAAQAALKEGAEVRLRRIAGLGTDTVVPGTEDAVTAQTEAARDVPVATPEDLVWADGILLGTPVRFGLPAPPVSAFVDSTASVSIPGLLADKVVSAFTSGSAPHGGHETTLLALYNAVCHWGSFVVANGSSDPVLFREENGNPYGSSSVTRNRPGNVHEDNIAAVEYQARRVVRAAGIVARGLAGA, from the coding sequence ATGACCAGGATCACCATTGCCTACTTCTCGTCCACCGGGAACGTGCACCGGCTCGCCGAGGCCGCCGCGCAGGCGGCGCTGAAGGAGGGGGCCGAGGTGCGGCTGCGGCGGATCGCCGGGCTGGGCACCGACACCGTGGTGCCCGGCACCGAGGACGCCGTCACCGCGCAGACCGAGGCCGCCCGGGACGTCCCCGTGGCGACGCCCGAGGACCTGGTGTGGGCCGACGGCATCCTGCTGGGCACCCCGGTGCGGTTCGGGCTGCCCGCCCCGCCGGTGTCGGCCTTCGTCGACTCCACCGCGTCCGTGTCCATTCCCGGCCTGCTCGCCGACAAGGTGGTCTCCGCGTTCACCTCCGGCTCGGCCCCGCACGGCGGCCACGAGACGACCCTGCTCGCGCTGTACAACGCGGTCTGCCACTGGGGCTCGTTCGTCGTCGCGAACGGCTCCAGCGACCCGGTGCTGTTCCGCGAGGAGAACGGCAACCCGTACGGCAGCAGCAGCGTCACCCGCAACCGCCCCGGCAACGTCCACGAGGACAACATCGCCGCCGTCGAGTACCAGGCCCGCCGGGTCGTCCGGGCGGCCGGGATCGTCGCCCGCGGGCTGGCCGGCGCCTGA
- a CDS encoding 3-oxoacyl-ACP synthase III family protein: MITTGTHHDGHPTASVGILGTGSCLPSQVVTNDEAGLPAGVDDAWIHSRTGIRTRRWAKPDEATSDLAVAAGRAALENAGIRAAELSLVIVATSTPDAPQPPTASAVADGLGAGPGTAAFDVNAVCSGFVFALTAAERMLRGTGGYAVVVGADIYSRILDRADRRTAILFGDGAGAVVLGPAAGGRAGITARLAGFGAERDLIQVPAGGSRLPASADTLREGLHYFKMNGRAVREFVADQVAPAITRFLADQGVDPRDIDHFVPHQANGRMLQDLAERVGIPAGRMRTTVESYGNTGSASIPVTLDDAARRGGIRPGDRVLLAGFGGGMAMGLALLTR; this comes from the coding sequence GTGATCACCACCGGAACGCACCACGACGGACACCCCACGGCGTCCGTCGGCATCCTGGGCACGGGCTCCTGCCTGCCCTCCCAGGTCGTCACCAACGACGAGGCCGGCCTCCCGGCGGGTGTCGACGACGCCTGGATCCACAGCCGCACCGGCATCCGCACCCGCCGCTGGGCCAAGCCGGACGAGGCGACCTCGGACCTCGCCGTCGCGGCGGGCCGCGCCGCCCTGGAGAACGCCGGGATCCGGGCCGCCGAGCTGTCCCTGGTCATCGTCGCCACCTCCACGCCGGACGCCCCGCAGCCACCCACCGCGAGCGCGGTCGCCGACGGCCTGGGCGCCGGACCGGGCACGGCCGCCTTCGACGTCAACGCGGTGTGCAGCGGCTTCGTGTTCGCGCTCACCGCGGCCGAGCGGATGCTGCGCGGCACCGGCGGCTACGCGGTCGTCGTCGGCGCGGACATCTACTCGCGCATCCTCGACCGGGCCGACCGGCGCACCGCGATCCTGTTCGGCGACGGCGCGGGCGCGGTCGTCCTCGGACCGGCCGCCGGGGGGCGCGCCGGGATCACCGCCCGGCTCGCCGGGTTCGGCGCCGAGCGGGACCTGATCCAGGTGCCCGCGGGCGGCAGCCGGCTGCCCGCCTCCGCGGACACCCTCCGCGAGGGGCTGCACTACTTCAAGATGAACGGCCGCGCGGTCCGCGAGTTCGTCGCGGACCAGGTGGCCCCGGCGATCACCCGGTTCCTCGCCGACCAGGGCGTGGACCCGCGCGACATCGACCACTTCGTCCCGCACCAGGCCAACGGCCGGATGCTCCAGGACCTTGCCGAGCGGGTCGGCATCCCGGCCGGCCGCATGCGCACCACGGTCGAGAGCTACGGCAACACGGGCTCCGCCTCCATCCCGGTCACCCTCGACGACGCCGCCCGCCGGGGCGGTATCCGGCCCGGGGACCGGGTGCTGCTCGCCGGGTTCGGCGGCGGCATGGCGATGGGGCTGGCGCTGCTCACCCGCTGA
- a CDS encoding arylamine N-acetyltransferase family protein, which yields MTDVTDATQPRTLDEARVDAYLARIGAGRPEKPDLDALRLLQERHCLTVPFENLDYHLDTDIHMDERAVEKVVDRRRGGGCYEVNPAFALLLRSLGYAVEILPGQVYRPEGPGPFLGHLALRVRVDEVDWLVDVGFGRNSRRPLRFDVTGPQEDPHGTYEVRPNEEFGGHEVHLNGKPLYRVGERPVRVADFAPTLWWWRTAPESPFLQDLFCSLPTEDGGRITLKGDRLTVVTPEGRGTEELPDEESVLAAYREHFGIVLGRLPKDPSGSARIQLS from the coding sequence GTGACAGACGTGACCGACGCGACGCAGCCGCGGACCCTGGACGAGGCCCGCGTGGACGCCTACCTGGCCCGCATCGGCGCCGGGCGCCCGGAGAAGCCGGACCTGGACGCCCTGCGGCTGCTGCAGGAGCGGCACTGCCTGACGGTGCCGTTCGAGAACCTCGACTACCACCTCGACACCGACATCCACATGGACGAGCGGGCCGTCGAGAAGGTCGTCGACCGGCGCCGCGGCGGCGGCTGCTACGAGGTCAACCCGGCCTTCGCCCTGCTGCTGCGCTCCCTCGGCTACGCCGTGGAGATCCTGCCGGGCCAGGTCTACCGCCCCGAGGGCCCCGGCCCGTTCCTCGGCCACCTGGCGCTCAGGGTGCGGGTGGACGAGGTGGACTGGCTGGTCGACGTCGGCTTCGGCCGCAACAGCCGCCGCCCGCTGCGCTTCGACGTCACCGGCCCGCAGGAGGACCCGCACGGCACCTACGAGGTGCGCCCGAACGAGGAGTTCGGCGGACACGAGGTGCACCTGAACGGCAAGCCGCTGTACCGGGTCGGGGAGCGCCCGGTGCGGGTGGCCGACTTCGCGCCGACCCTGTGGTGGTGGCGCACCGCCCCCGAGTCGCCGTTCCTCCAGGACCTGTTCTGCTCGCTGCCGACCGAGGACGGCGGCCGGATCACCCTCAAGGGCGACCGGCTCACCGTCGTCACCCCCGAGGGCCGCGGCACCGAGGAACTGCCGGACGAGGAGTCCGTCCTGGCCGCCTACCGCGAGCACTTCGGCATCGTGCTCGGCCGGCTGCCGAAGGACCCGAGCGGCTCCGCCCGCATCCAGCTGAGCTGA
- a CDS encoding AMP-binding protein codes for MSAAADPVLDLPFDVRPDPEEFLRAALRWHFSPETGTPFWLERAGSLGFDPLTDIRTFDDLTRFPNFASELRDARAEDLIPRGYGPRPDVVGVYESGGTTGAPKRIVLMRDWLTKLLDWSSAQLDAHGVPGDVNWLIVAPTGPHMVGDVIKHQTALRGGLSFMVDLDPRWVKKLIAGGDGAAAGAYAEHIVDQVAYVLRTQDIGVLMCTPPVLERLAQREDLAKLIEDKVRAINWVGTQMDADTRHLYRTEVFPDALLYSGYGSTMILGNASERPGLTDDEPCVYDPFSPYMTFSVIDPETARPVPYGERGQVLMHHVSKSLFLPNNLERDTALRVRAADAGQTGDSVADIAPVQEFDNETVIEGVY; via the coding sequence ATGTCCGCTGCCGCCGACCCCGTACTGGACCTGCCGTTCGACGTCCGGCCCGACCCGGAGGAGTTCCTGCGCGCCGCGCTGCGCTGGCACTTCTCGCCCGAGACCGGCACCCCGTTCTGGCTGGAGCGGGCCGGCTCGCTCGGTTTCGACCCGCTCACCGACATCCGCACCTTCGACGACCTGACCCGCTTCCCGAACTTCGCGAGCGAGCTGCGCGACGCCCGCGCCGAGGACCTGATCCCGCGCGGCTACGGGCCCCGCCCCGACGTCGTCGGCGTCTACGAGAGCGGCGGCACCACCGGCGCCCCGAAGCGGATCGTGCTGATGCGGGACTGGCTGACGAAGCTGCTGGACTGGAGCAGCGCCCAGCTCGACGCGCACGGCGTGCCCGGGGACGTCAACTGGCTGATCGTCGCCCCGACCGGGCCGCACATGGTGGGCGACGTCATCAAGCACCAGACGGCGCTGCGCGGCGGCCTGTCCTTCATGGTCGACCTGGACCCGCGCTGGGTGAAGAAGCTGATCGCGGGCGGTGACGGGGCCGCGGCGGGCGCCTACGCCGAGCACATCGTCGACCAGGTGGCGTACGTGCTGCGCACCCAGGACATCGGGGTGCTGATGTGCACCCCGCCGGTGCTGGAGCGGCTGGCGCAGCGCGAGGACCTGGCCAAGCTGATCGAGGACAAGGTCCGCGCGATCAACTGGGTCGGCACCCAGATGGACGCCGACACCCGCCACCTGTACCGCACCGAGGTGTTCCCGGACGCCCTGCTCTACAGCGGCTACGGCAGCACGATGATCCTCGGCAACGCCAGCGAGCGGCCCGGCCTCACCGACGACGAGCCGTGCGTGTACGACCCGTTCTCGCCGTACATGACGTTCTCCGTGATCGACCCGGAGACCGCCCGGCCGGTGCCGTACGGCGAACGCGGCCAGGTGCTCATGCACCACGTCAGCAAGAGCCTGTTCCTGCCCAACAACCTCGAACGGGACACCGCGCTGCGGGTCCGCGCCGCCGACGCCGGGCAGACCGGCGACTCGGTCGCCGACATCGCGCCGGTGCAGGAGTTCGACAACGAGACCGTGATCGAAGGGGTCTACTGA
- a CDS encoding aldehyde dehydrogenase family protein, which produces MAEPEQTEGTLIELDALGPNGPFAARNRVTLHDVAGRPVARLGLVPKLFVSRTMAALHRAEPLPFAERIAALARAARIFQDETVAGLDYTAYRQLVARVSGVPLSVVHAATDAIVEAAEQAEHLAAQPRPAGAVADWRDPATRAGSAVWTRRGDVFAVHAAGNHPGPHSLWLEALALGYRIAVRPSRREPFTPHRLVTALRAAGFGADQVVLLPTDHDAADEILRGADYGLVYGGDEVVRKYAGSTVLPQGPGRSKILVTADADWRDHLDTIVDSISHQGGVACINATTVLVEGDPAPLADALAERLAALPALPPEDPKAVLPAQPLDGARAIEAYLLNQARGTVAHLGGDGVVEELPGGGAVLRPAVHRLPRPDAPQAGVELPFPCVWVGPWTREAGVAPLRHSLVLTAFTGDDDLVDRLLREPTISNVYLGDHPTYWIRPGVPHDGWLGEFLMRTKTVIRDRDPSPDGATRGSAS; this is translated from the coding sequence ATGGCCGAGCCGGAGCAGACCGAGGGCACCCTCATCGAGCTGGACGCGCTCGGCCCGAACGGCCCGTTCGCCGCCCGCAACCGGGTCACCCTGCACGACGTGGCCGGCCGCCCGGTGGCCCGACTCGGCCTGGTGCCCAAGCTGTTCGTGTCCCGCACCATGGCCGCCCTGCACCGCGCCGAACCGCTGCCGTTCGCCGAGCGGATCGCGGCCCTCGCCCGGGCGGCGCGGATCTTCCAGGACGAGACGGTCGCCGGACTGGACTACACCGCCTACCGGCAGCTCGTCGCCCGTGTGTCCGGGGTGCCGCTCAGCGTGGTGCACGCCGCGACCGACGCCATCGTGGAGGCCGCCGAGCAGGCGGAGCACCTGGCCGCCCAGCCGCGTCCCGCGGGCGCCGTCGCCGACTGGCGCGACCCGGCCACCCGCGCGGGCAGCGCCGTGTGGACCCGGCGCGGCGACGTGTTCGCCGTGCACGCCGCCGGCAACCACCCCGGCCCGCACTCGCTGTGGCTGGAGGCCCTGGCACTGGGCTACCGCATCGCCGTACGGCCCTCCCGGCGCGAGCCGTTCACCCCGCACCGGCTGGTCACCGCGCTGCGCGCGGCCGGGTTCGGCGCCGACCAGGTCGTGCTGCTGCCCACCGACCACGACGCCGCCGACGAGATCCTGCGCGGCGCCGACTACGGACTCGTGTACGGCGGCGACGAGGTGGTGCGCAAGTACGCGGGCAGCACCGTGCTCCCGCAGGGCCCCGGCCGGTCGAAGATCCTCGTCACCGCCGACGCCGACTGGCGCGACCACCTCGACACCATCGTCGACTCGATCAGCCACCAGGGCGGCGTCGCCTGCATCAACGCCACCACCGTGCTGGTCGAGGGCGACCCGGCGCCGCTCGCCGACGCCCTCGCCGAGCGGCTCGCCGCGCTGCCCGCGCTGCCGCCCGAGGACCCCAAGGCGGTGCTGCCCGCACAGCCCCTCGACGGGGCCCGCGCCATCGAGGCGTACCTGCTGAACCAGGCCCGCGGCACCGTCGCCCACCTCGGCGGGGACGGCGTCGTCGAGGAACTCCCCGGCGGCGGGGCCGTCCTGCGCCCGGCGGTGCACCGGCTGCCGCGGCCCGACGCCCCGCAGGCGGGCGTCGAACTTCCCTTCCCCTGCGTCTGGGTGGGCCCCTGGACGCGCGAGGCGGGCGTCGCCCCACTGCGCCACAGCCTCGTCCTCACGGCCTTCACCGGCGACGACGACCTCGTCGACCGGCTGCTCCGGGAGCCGACGATCAGCAACGTCTATCTCGGCGACCACCCCACGTACTGGATCCGGCCCGGCGTGCCGCACGACGGCTGGCTCGGCGAGTTCCTGATGCGTACCAAGACCGTGATCCGCGACCGTGACCCGTCCCCGGACGGCGCGACACGCGGATCGGCAAGCTGA
- a CDS encoding acyltransferase family protein has protein sequence MSPDPIALADPPGAPARSGTGSAGGRTRLARLDSLTGLRFPAALLVFAYHASFMGLFADAGLNGDFYQAVAQAGGLGVSFFFVLSGFVLTWSARPGDTARAFWRRRFVKIYPNYAIAWALALIVFASATTTAPQAVANLFMLQVWVPDFWINFGVNPPSWSLAAEAVFYLSFPLLYAGVRKIPADRLKYWTTAVLIAVIATPVLADRLLAETPLIPGEDTSELQYWAGYILPPVRLLDFALGILVARLVLAGRWRGPGMTVSAVLLAGGYALSFWLPYLYGQRATCVIPVILLIAATAGRDVEGSFSPFRNRAMTWLGEISFAFYLLHFIVLKQGREWLGDRTYSVPAGIGLILAGAAVTVLLSWALYALVERPVTRRFSRPRGARSTADTARRPS, from the coding sequence GTGTCACCAGACCCGATAGCCCTGGCCGATCCGCCGGGCGCCCCGGCGAGATCCGGCACCGGATCCGCCGGCGGCCGCACCCGCCTCGCCCGCCTCGACTCGCTGACCGGGCTGCGCTTCCCGGCCGCCCTGCTCGTCTTCGCGTACCACGCCTCCTTCATGGGGCTGTTCGCGGACGCCGGGCTGAACGGCGACTTCTACCAGGCCGTCGCCCAGGCCGGCGGGCTCGGCGTCAGCTTCTTCTTCGTGCTCAGCGGATTCGTGCTGACCTGGTCGGCGCGCCCCGGTGACACGGCGCGGGCCTTCTGGCGCCGCCGTTTCGTGAAGATCTACCCGAACTACGCGATCGCCTGGGCGCTGGCCCTGATCGTGTTCGCCTCGGCCACCACCACGGCGCCGCAGGCCGTCGCCAACCTGTTCATGCTCCAGGTGTGGGTGCCGGACTTCTGGATCAACTTCGGCGTCAACCCGCCGAGCTGGTCGCTGGCCGCCGAGGCGGTGTTCTACCTGTCCTTCCCGCTGCTGTACGCCGGGGTCCGCAAGATCCCCGCCGACCGGCTGAAGTACTGGACCACCGCCGTCCTCATCGCGGTCATCGCCACTCCGGTGCTGGCCGACCGGCTCCTCGCCGAGACGCCGCTCATCCCCGGCGAGGACACCTCCGAGCTGCAGTACTGGGCGGGCTACATCCTGCCGCCGGTGCGGCTGCTCGACTTCGCGCTCGGCATCCTCGTCGCCCGCCTGGTGCTGGCCGGCCGCTGGCGAGGCCCCGGCATGACCGTCTCCGCGGTGCTGCTCGCGGGCGGCTACGCGCTCAGCTTCTGGCTGCCGTACCTGTACGGGCAGCGCGCGACCTGCGTCATCCCGGTGATCCTGCTGATCGCGGCGACCGCCGGACGGGACGTCGAGGGCTCCTTCAGCCCGTTCCGCAACCGGGCGATGACCTGGCTCGGCGAGATCTCATTCGCCTTCTACCTGCTGCACTTCATCGTCCTGAAGCAGGGCCGTGAATGGCTCGGCGACCGCACCTACTCCGTCCCGGCGGGCATCGGGCTGATCCTCGCCGGGGCCGCCGTCACCGTGCTGCTGTCCTGGGCGCTGTACGCCCTGGTCGAGCGGCCCGTCACCCGCCGCTTCTCCCGCCCGCGGGGGGCGCGGAGCACGGCGGACACCGCCCGGAGGCCGTCATGA
- a CDS encoding NAD(P)H-binding protein: protein MSTPGTVLVTGAGGHVGRHVVTGLAERGVPVRAAARDPRRLTVPAGVETAALDLTRPQTLRPALRGVRKVFLYAVPQGVEEFVAAAREAGVEQVVLLSSNTVIEWIGLPVRKPIADMHLAVEEPLAASGIPWTFLRPAHFATNVLMWQWDRMIREDGVVRFPVPESYCDAIHEKDIAAAGVAALTEPGHEGKAYFLTGPEQITQRRQAELIGEAIGRPVRFEEIGLEEARIQLKEVTVDWAMDAVLGYWAASDGVPGPLTGTVEEITGRRPLDFAQWAADHVADFR from the coding sequence ATGAGCACACCCGGAACCGTCCTCGTCACCGGCGCCGGCGGGCACGTCGGACGCCATGTCGTCACCGGCCTGGCCGAGCGGGGGGTGCCCGTGCGGGCCGCCGCCCGCGACCCGCGCCGCCTGACCGTGCCGGCCGGCGTGGAGACCGCCGCGCTGGACCTGACCCGCCCGCAGACGCTGCGGCCCGCGCTGCGGGGGGTCCGCAAGGTCTTCCTGTACGCCGTCCCGCAGGGCGTGGAGGAGTTCGTCGCGGCGGCCCGCGAGGCCGGCGTGGAGCAGGTCGTGCTGCTGTCCTCCAACACGGTGATCGAGTGGATCGGCCTGCCGGTGCGCAAGCCCATCGCCGACATGCACCTGGCCGTGGAGGAGCCGCTGGCCGCCTCCGGGATCCCCTGGACCTTCCTGCGCCCGGCGCACTTCGCCACCAACGTCCTGATGTGGCAGTGGGACCGGATGATCCGCGAGGACGGCGTGGTCCGCTTCCCGGTGCCCGAGTCGTACTGCGACGCCATCCACGAGAAGGACATCGCCGCGGCCGGCGTGGCCGCCCTCACCGAGCCCGGCCACGAGGGCAAGGCCTACTTCCTCACCGGTCCCGAGCAGATCACCCAGCGCCGCCAGGCCGAACTCATCGGCGAGGCGATCGGCCGCCCGGTCCGCTTCGAGGAGATCGGCCTCGAGGAGGCGCGGATCCAGCTGAAGGAGGTCACCGTCGACTGGGCCATGGACGCCGTCCTCGGCTACTGGGCCGCCTCCGACGGCGTGCCCGGCCCGCTGACCGGCACCGTCGAGGAGATCACCGGCCGCCGCCCGCTGGACTTCGCCCAGTGGGCCGCCGACCACGTGGCCGACTTCCGCTGA
- a CDS encoding alpha/beta fold hydrolase, translating into MAEVTTGTLTVGDAKIPYRVAGTGPGLALVHGTGPGSLIFDHLVDEFADRSTVILPEYSGSAAAEDDGAPLTLEVLAGQVAAVLEETADGPVDLLGFSLGSLVAATVAATRPELVRRLILVNGWSGPDDVYIHNMMTTWRDIADNTPAFTRYATFTAFSPGFLNSLGRDTVEGMIGLMQPTPGTLRHIDLNLRADIRGLLPRIEAPTLVIGSTQDGTIPVQNARDLHAALPGSSYVEIDAGHAVIAERAEEFVGHVRDFVHAG; encoded by the coding sequence ATGGCCGAGGTAACCACGGGCACCCTGACCGTGGGCGACGCGAAGATCCCCTACCGGGTCGCCGGCACCGGGCCCGGCCTGGCGCTGGTGCACGGCACCGGCCCCGGATCGCTGATCTTCGACCACCTCGTCGACGAGTTCGCCGACCGCAGCACGGTGATCCTGCCCGAGTACTCGGGCAGCGCCGCCGCCGAGGACGACGGCGCCCCGCTCACCCTGGAGGTCCTCGCCGGGCAGGTCGCCGCCGTCCTGGAGGAGACCGCCGACGGCCCCGTGGATCTGCTCGGCTTCTCGCTCGGCTCGCTCGTCGCGGCCACCGTCGCGGCGACCCGCCCCGAGCTGGTGCGCCGGCTGATCCTCGTCAACGGCTGGAGCGGCCCCGACGACGTCTACATCCACAACATGATGACGACCTGGCGCGACATCGCGGACAACACGCCGGCGTTCACCCGCTACGCCACCTTCACCGCGTTCAGCCCGGGCTTCCTCAACTCGCTGGGCCGCGACACCGTCGAGGGCATGATCGGCCTGATGCAGCCGACGCCCGGCACCCTGCGCCACATCGACCTCAACCTGCGCGCCGACATCCGCGGGCTGCTGCCGAGGATCGAGGCGCCGACGCTGGTCATCGGCTCCACGCAGGACGGCACGATCCCGGTGCAGAACGCCCGCGACCTCCACGCCGCGCTGCCCGGCAGCTCGTACGTGGAGATCGACGCCGGTCACGCGGTGATCGCCGAGCGGGCCGAGGAGTTCGTCGGGCACGTGCGGGACTTCGTCCACGCCGGCTGA
- a CDS encoding MFS transporter has translation MATTVPVDQTPAPPATGGTLSTRPVHALWLVLLGTPIAYGMTAPTLILPEIAGDAGTSVRSAAWLVTAFGWGIAAGTPLIAGLISRRGVRTALLAGAGTLLAGTLLLCLVPVLPALVVARAAQGVGAAGLTAVAMSLAGSPRRMGMVTAGIAGLGAVGPLAGSELAARWPWQAALALLAVSVAAVPAVARGARDVPAEDSPFDFLGAALLTGFVTASVFVISAPLPAGACLVLVAVLLALRIRRRPDGFVPAALLRSGTFTVLSGLGFLLATGHFTLFYLMPGLLSDAAGWGDGRVGTGILIAQLAGSAGSLALASAAGRLARRTVLGALVALGLAAPALALLGAGPVVLLAASGVAVLAASAAQATLSILSTEALPERRRPAGIGLFNVCYQLGGALGPALAAQFM, from the coding sequence ATGGCCACCACGGTCCCCGTAGACCAGACACCGGCGCCCCCCGCCACCGGGGGAACGCTCAGCACCCGTCCCGTCCACGCCCTGTGGCTCGTCCTGCTCGGCACCCCCATCGCCTACGGCATGACCGCGCCCACCCTGATCCTCCCCGAGATCGCCGGCGACGCCGGGACCTCGGTACGGTCCGCGGCCTGGCTGGTCACCGCCTTCGGCTGGGGCATCGCGGCGGGCACCCCGCTGATCGCCGGACTGATCAGCCGCCGCGGGGTGCGCACCGCCCTGCTCGCCGGCGCGGGCACGCTGCTCGCCGGGACGCTGCTGCTGTGCCTCGTGCCGGTGCTGCCCGCCCTGGTCGTGGCGCGCGCGGCGCAGGGCGTCGGCGCGGCCGGCCTCACCGCGGTCGCCATGAGCCTGGCCGGATCGCCGCGCCGGATGGGCATGGTCACCGCGGGCATCGCCGGGCTCGGCGCGGTCGGCCCGCTCGCCGGATCCGAACTGGCCGCCCGCTGGCCGTGGCAGGCGGCGCTCGCGCTGCTCGCGGTGAGTGTCGCGGCCGTACCCGCGGTGGCGCGCGGCGCGCGGGACGTCCCCGCCGAGGACAGCCCGTTCGACTTCCTCGGCGCCGCGCTGCTGACCGGATTCGTCACCGCCTCGGTGTTCGTCATCTCCGCGCCGCTGCCCGCCGGGGCCTGCCTGGTGCTGGTGGCGGTGCTCCTCGCGCTGCGGATCCGCCGCCGCCCCGACGGCTTCGTCCCGGCGGCCCTGCTGCGCAGCGGCACCTTCACCGTGCTCAGCGGCCTCGGCTTCCTCCTCGCCACCGGCCACTTCACCCTCTTCTACCTGATGCCGGGGCTGCTGTCCGACGCCGCCGGCTGGGGCGACGGCCGGGTCGGCACGGGCATCCTGATCGCCCAGCTCGCCGGTTCCGCCGGATCGCTGGCGCTGGCGTCCGCGGCCGGCCGGCTGGCCCGCCGCACGGTGCTGGGCGCGCTGGTGGCGCTGGGCCTGGCCGCGCCCGCGCTGGCGCTGCTGGGGGCGGGGCCGGTGGTGCTGCTCGCCGCGAGCGGCGTCGCCGTCCTCGCCGCGTCCGCGGCCCAGGCGACACTGTCCATCCTGTCCACCGAGGCGCTGCCGGAGCGCCGCCGCCCGGCGGGCATCGGCCTGTTCAACGTCTGCTACCAGCTCGGCGGGGCACTCGGCCCGGCGCTGGCGGCGCAGTTCATGTAG